The stretch of DNA AAGCAGCAGCGTTATTAAATGAAACTCAAATTGATAATATTCTGCAAAAACAACAAAAAACAGGACAAAAATTTGGTGCGATCGCTGTAGTAGAAGGTTTTATTTCTCAACAAACTCTTGATTTTTTTTTAGAACAATTAGAACTAGCTAAACTATTAAAGCAGGAAAACTTTAATTTTTCTATTACTAATAATCCTAGAGATTATATTCCTTATATCAAAGATTATTTACTCCGAAATAAAAATTGTGAACCAACTACCTTACTAAAACTATATCGCCAAATTTGGCATCAAGGAGAAGTACTTGCCAGTGGTAGTAATGAAGAAATCGAATTAATTAATAGTGGTTTAATTGTTAGAAAAGGCAACAAAATTAAAATAGCTCAATCGGTTTATAAATCGGTTTTGAATCTTAATTGGATTGAACAAGAATTAGTTCGTTTACAACCTTATGGTCAAATTAGACTGAAATTGTTTGGACTAGAAAGTAAAGCTAGTCTTCCTTATAAAGTTTTAACTGAAGTTAATTATTGGACAAGTAAACAACCTTTTTTGACTCAGAAACTATATCAACTCATTAAGGAAAGAGAATCTTTTATTCCTAAAGGAAAAGAAACAGTAATTATTGAAGAATTAGTTCAAAATCACATTATTGAAAATTGGCAACAACAAATTGCGGGTTCTCATCTTCAAGAAATTAGCGACCGCATCTTGAACAATCAACATTGTTCTCCTGTGGCTTTACTAAAATTATATAAAAAAGTCTGGCAACAAAGAGAAGTTAGTGTCAATAATAGTCCAGAACAAAATGAATTAATTCAAATTGGATTACTTAAACAAGAACAAGGCAAAGTTACTGTAGCTAATCGGATTTATCAAACTGTTTTTAATCAGGGTTGGATTGAAAGTCAATTAGCTTTGTTAAATCCCTCTCCTACAAATAATTCAGCTATAACTATTGTCCCTAAAACTCAATCAGCTAAAACTAAGCGCGATTATTCTAAAATCAGTTTAGCTTTTTTAAGCTTGTTAGTATTAGGAAGTCTCTGTTTATTTGGATTTAATATTTTGGCAAAAAATCGCGAAGCAAAAATGTTTGAGCAAGCCAATAATTTGTTACAAAAACAAGAATATCAAAAAGCTTTAGCTATTTATAATCAAGTGCTAAAAACCAATGGCAATTATTATCAAGCTTGGACTAATCGTGGATACGCCTTAGCAGGATTAAAACAGTATGATAAAATGCTACAATCTTGCGTCTCAGCCACAGTTATTCAACCCCAAGCGGATTATGCTTGGAATTGTCAAGGAGAAGCACTTCATAACTTGAAACAATATCAACAATCTCTTGTAGCTTTTGATAAAGCGATCGCAATTAATCCGAAAGAAGCAATTTTTTTGATTAATAAAAGTGACTCTTTGAACAAATTGCAACAAGAGCAAGCAGCATTGGATACTATTAACCAAGCTATTGAAATTTTAGAAAATAGCCAGGAAAGTGTTGAAAATAGTCAAATTGCAGGAAATTTAAAAGTTGCTTTTTACTACAAAGGACAAACCTTACTCAGACAACAACAATATCAAGAAGCTTTACAAGCTTATCAACAAGCACTTCAATACGATCCTAATTATTTACCTGCTCAATGGGGCAAAGGAATAGCTCTCAAAAAACTCAAACGCTATTCTGAAGCTACAAGCGAATTTAACCAAATCTTACAAAGATTAGACTTATCGGCAACCCAAAGAGCCACAACTTGGTTTTATTTAGGTTTAAATCTTTGTGACGCGATGAATCTATCTGAAGCTATCGAAGCTTTTCAGACAGCCATTGAACTTCAGCCTAATTATGAAGCAGCCCAAACTGCCCAAGCTAGATGTCAAGCTAAATTAAACTAAAATCGCCAAAAATCCCACCAAGAACGGTCAATTTTAGTATAAATACGACTAACAGTACGAGGATTAAAAGGTTCAGCCGATTTAAATTGCTTACCTAGCAGTTCATACAAAACTTGATTAGGAGCAGTTTTGGTAGCTAAAGAAAATAAAACTTCTGCTTGAGGAGATGTACATCCTTTTCCTCTTCGCTCTACAGTGCAAACTACTGATTGCTGATCGACAACTTCACTAGTTAGATAACTAAGATGATTTTGTTGAAGTTTGTTTTGTAGGGTTTGCGCAGTATGTTGACAATTGGTTAAAGCATTCTGAGGAGCAAAGTATTGAGGCAAAAATTGCAGAATAGCAACTTCTTGTTGGGAATTGTGCGCCACTACAGTAGGAATTTGCTCTTGAGTACTACATTTAATTTCTACATTCGTAGCTTTACTAGGAACAGCAGCTAAAGCTAAACTAATCAAAGCCAGAGTAGGGGTAGCACAGAGATTAGCTAAAAGCGAGAGTTTCGCTCTCTTTGTTCGCGACCGCATCGAAACCATAACTTGTACTGCTAATTTATTTAGTTGAATTTTGTTGTCAGATCAAATTTAAAACATTTTAGTTTTTTTTGCTTCTTTAATCAAGTTATTGTCATAATAAACTTAATATTTAAAAGAATTAAAAATATAAAATTAAACAAAATTTGCTCTAATTTTAATTAGATTTTTGCTTGAATCACTCACTCAAAATAATTTATAATTTAACTCAATTAATCTCGATTAAAATCTCAACAATAATGAAATTGCTTGCCTGGCAAACTATAGTTTTTTCAAGTTTGAGTGTTAGTTTATTTCTAGCTCTTAGCCCTGCTCAAGCCCAAATTACTCCAGATAATACAGTTGATACTCAAGTAAATCAAACTAATAATGTCTGGCAAATTGACGGAGGACAAACACGAGCAGGTAATTTATTTCATAGTTTTGAAAATTTTTCTTTACCTACAAATCAAACGGCTTTTTTTAATAATTCTGCTCAGATAACCAATATTATTAGTCGAGTTACAGGTGGTGCTTTATCTTCAATCGACGGATTAATTAAAGCCAACGGTGTAGCTAATTTAATTTTGATTAATCCTAATGGAATTCAATTTGGTGCTAATGCCCGTTTAGATATCGGTGGTTCGTTTATGGGCAGTACCGCTAGTAGCGTAAAATTTGCCGATGGTACTTTTTTTAGCGCTAATGAGCTTCAAACTCCTCCCTTACTGACCGTGAGTGTACCAGTTGGGTTACAGTGGGGTCAAGGTAATGGAGCAATCAAGGTTACAGGAGAAGGACATAATTTAAGTGAAGCTTCTGTCGGATTTTCTCCTTTCATTAGAGGTGAAGTTAACGGTTTAGAAGTAAAACCAAATCAGACATTGGCACTTTTAGGCAATGGAATTACTCTAGAAGGAGGAACTTTAACTGCTGAAGGAGGAAAAATTGAATTAGGAAGTGTTGCTAACGGGTTAGTCAATTTCAATTTTAGCGACCAAGGTTTAACTTTTAGCTACGAAAATGTTGCAAATTTTGCTAATCTAGAAATGCGATCGCTAGCTTTAGTTGATACCAGTGGTACGGGTAGTGGTACGATTAATCTACAAGGAAAGAATATTTCCCTTACCGATGGCTCAGTTGCTTTAATTCTCAACGAAGGCGAACAACCTGCTGGACAATTGACGGCTGAAGCAACCGAAAGTATTACGATTAGTGGCACTAACCTTGACGGAGAGATTGGTAGTGGTTTGTACACCGAAGCTATTAGTAGTGGCAAAGGTGCAGATATTATCATTAAAACTGGGCAATTGAGCTTACAAACAGGTGGGGCAATTTTTGCTGATACTTTTAGTTCCGGAGCAGGAGGCAATGTTAGGATTGATGCCTCTAACTCAATTGCCATCAATGGCTTTTCTTCGATCAACCCTAATACTTTTAGTATTATTACCTCAACTACTTTTGGTTCGGGAGATGCAGGAGATGTAACAATTTCTACTCAAAGATTAACTGCTTTTGATGGCGGAAATCTTACTTCAACCACAGGAGGATTGCAAGGTACTGGCTCTGGTGGCAATGTTTTAGTTAATGCTAGTGAGCTAGTCGAACTAGTGGGTGTGACACCAGGAGTATTTACTCCTAGTCAAATTACCGCAGGAACAGGCGGTACAGGTAATGCAGGGACAGTTACCATCAACACCCAAAAATTGGTCTTACGAGATGGGGGCAGAATTGATGCTTCTACCTTGGCAAGTGGCAATGCCGGTAGTGTGACGGTGAATGCTTCTGATGCAATCGAAGTCAGTGGCACTGTACCTAATTCTCTTAATCCAAGTTTGATCATTTCTTCTGCTAATTTAGTAGACAAACCTCTACGAGAACTTTTGCAACTACCAGACGCACCAAGTGGCAACTCAGGAGACGTAACTCTCAATACTCCAAAATTAAATATTACAGATGGAGCGCAAGTTACTGTCAGAAATGATACGGTTGGGAATGCTGGTACTTTAAGAGTTAATGCTGATAACATTTTTTTGAGTAATCAAGGCAGTATCACCGCTACCACCAAAGATGGGATTGGGGGTAATATTGAGCTTGAGGCCAAAACAGTACAACTTAACAACGGACTGATTAATGCTTCCGTACTTGGCTCCGGAGGTGGAGGCACAATTAAGATTAAAGCATCGGAATTAGTCGATGTCTTTGGTAGTGGTAATCAAGATTTGCGAGAAAATATTATCTTTCCTATCATCCAAGGAACAGTCGATCAAATTAATCCTACCCAAGGGATAATTGCGGTTGCCAATAGCAATGGTAAGCCTGGAAGTATTAGTATTGATACCAACCGTTTTAATGTTATTAATGGAGGTTTGGTTGTTTCTTCTACTTTAGGTAGTCAGCCTGCTGGAAATATTGACATCCAAGCTAAACAAGTAGATGTGGCAACCTCACTACTGGTAGCCTCCACTTTTGGCTCTGGTAATGCTGGTAATATTACAATTGATACAGAAAAATTAAACATTAGTGATGGGGGAGAATTTCTCGTAACTACTTTCGCTTCAGGAAATGCTGGAAATCTAACTGTTCGTGCTAAAGATTCAGTCGAATTAGTTGGTCGTTCTCCTGGTGATGGTTTATTTGCTAGTGGTTTAGTTGCTTCTTCAGAAGCTCAACCAGTACCGGCAGAAGGCAATAGTGGCAATTTGTCGATTACTACTTCCCAACTAACTATTAAAGATGGTGCAACTGCTTCAATCAATTCTTTGGGTTTTGGCAATGGTGGAACACTAAAGATTAATGCTGATTCAGTTGTTTTAGAAAATCAAGGTACTTTACAGGCAACTACAACTTTTGGTCAAGGGGGTAATATTCAAATTAATGCTGATACAGTGTTAATTAATCAAGGTTTAATTAATGGTTCTACTTTTGCCCAAGGAAGAGGAGGAAATATTGAAATTAAAGCTAGTGACTCTCTGCAAATTATTGGTTCTGGCTTAGATTTCTTACAAGAAAATTTTATCTCGACCCAAAGTATAAATTTAGAATTACTTCAAAATATTGATCTGGTTACTGTTCTTCAAGGAATTCTAGCTGGTACTGCTGGAGAAGGTGATGCTGGTAATATCACCATTACAACCCAACAATTGCAACTTAATCAAGGTGGTTTAATTGGGACGGCTACTATAGGTAGTGGAAATGCTGGCTCAGTATTTATTAATACTGAATCTTTGCTCGCAGACGGTGGAATTATCTCGGCGAGTACGTTGGCGACAGGTACAAGCGGAGACGTTACAGTCAACACCAACAATCTAACTCTTAGAAACGGAGGACAGATTGTTAGTTCAACTCTTGCTAATGGAGATGCAGGCAATCTCACTATCAATGCAGATGAATTTGTAGAATTGAGTGGTAGTGCTTTCAATGGTAATTTTCCTAGTGCTTTATCAGCAGGAGGACAACCTTTAGCAACGGCGACGGGTAACGGTGGCAACTTAACCATTACGACTCCTCAATTAAAAATTGAAGATGGGGCTTTGGTTTCGGTGAGTTCGATTGGCAGTGGTAATGCTGGAACTTTATCGATTAAGGCAAATTCTCTCTTTTTAGATAATCAAAGTGCAGTTAGTGCTAGTACGGCTTCAGGAACAGGAGGCGATATTCTGCTTACCATTGCCGATGAAATTCAATTACGTAATACTAGTCTAATTTCCGCTCAAGCAGGAGGAATTGGTAATGGTGGTAATATTAGTATTGACTCTGGCGCGATCGCTTTATTAGAAAATAGTGGTATTGAAGCGGATGCTAATCAAGGCATGGGAGGCAATATTCAGCTTGACACTTTGGGACTGTTTGTTTGTCAAACTTGTCGGATCAGTGCTAGTTCTAATTTAGGAGTTGATGGCATTATCGATATTATTACTCCTGCTGGAGAAGCTAATTTAGAAATAGTCGACTTGCCTTTAGAATTTAATCAAGTCGAAGAAGTAGTTGAACTTTCTTGTCAGCCTAATAAGAATCAAATCGGCAGTCAGTTTGTTATTACTGGTAGAAACGGTTTACCACCTCGACCAAGCGATCCTCTTAGTAGTCCTGCTTTAACGGATTTCGATAATAATTACCAAGCTGATAATTTGAATCATTCACAACCAGCTAGTAACTCACCTTTACCTCCACCAGCTTTAGGATGGTACGTCAATTCTCAAGGTGTAGTTGTGCTTAGTGCCAATCCATCTGATCATAATCCTGGTTATTCGGGATTAAATTCTCCTAATTGCCAATCAGTAGGAAATTCTAAAAAAGACTATTAGCGATCGCACGAACCTTATCTTTTAATTCTACTGTTGGAGCAGATTGTTCTGCTAGTTGCAGTAAATTTTTGGCTGTGTTGCTATCTCCTTGTTGTTGACGTAAGACCGCTTTTCCAATTAAAGCGGAAAGATTATTAGATTCTTGCTGCAAAATACGGTCGTAAACTACTTCTGCTTGGGTCGGTTTGTGTTTTAATTCATAGATTTTGGCAAGATTTAGCTGCCAATTTAAATTATTTGGTTGTTTTTGAACAATTTGTTCAACTATAGGCAGCGCACCTTCTAAATTTCCTTGTTGAATATTTTGATTAGCTCGATTAACTAAACTATCAAAATCTTCTGGAGATAATTGATTAGATTGATTTGTGATTGAAGTTAATTGAGGATTTGGTCTAAACCAATTAAAAACATAAGCCAAAACAGCGCTCGCACTAAGAGAACTTACTAAAGCTAAAATTAATAAAATAACGTAATTAAAAGATTTTTTGGGAGTATATCTAGAATTAAACTCTAATTTTTGGCTATTTTCTAAATTTTGAGCTAACTGAGGACTGTTACTACCAACTAATTGTGAAGTTAACCACAACAAAGGCGCTGCCGTACCTATCGGCTGAAGAGAATAATTTCCTGCTTCTCCTTCAATTGGGATAGCAGAATAAAATCGTTTGTAGTTAACAGCCAGTTTGTCTAAGCGTTCAATTAAAGGTTGAATTTTTTCTTCAATTTGAATCTGACGAAATCCAAGCTGGTTCTGTTTTTGCAAAGCGGAGTAACTTGAATTGAATAAACCTGTTTCTACGCGAGAGGTTCGCTCTTTTAGTTCGCGGTCGCATTGAGTAAAAATTAAAGCAAAATTATATTTTAAGTTATGTTGTTTAATTACAGACGCGATCGCAATTCCTTGTTTAATAATAGGTTCTAATCGAACAAGATAATTATTATTATTAATTAATTCATAAGCATTAATAAAAAGGCAACAACTATGAGAATTCATTACTATTTGTTGAAAATCAGGATGAGATAGTTCACAAAATTCTCCTGGTAAATCCCACCAATTAAAACGACAAATATTTTGTTTGCCCCAAATATTATGACGTTGCAAAATAAAGGGAAATTGACTAATTTTTAGAGTGGGTGGTGGATAAAGACTTGTAGATTTTACATAATCAATCACTCCTTTTAAATTATCTAAAGCTTGAGTTTGGGGCGATTGTATACAAAATTTTTGTCTTTTATTTTGACGATAAGCGTTATTAATTTCTAAATAACTTCCAACTAGAAAAACTGTTTTACCCACTCCTCTTTGACCAATACTGAGTAAATTATATTCTTCTAGGTTATTTTCAGAATTTAAAGTCATTGTTAATCTTGTTTGAGCAATACTCAAATCCTAAAACTTACTAAGCAATTAGTTACTTAATTTTTGTTTTTAAACTTAATTATATTTGACCACTAAATCAGCAAGGTTTTATTACCACTGATTTAAAGTGAAATCTTTAACTGGTTTGTACTTTATCTCAAGTCCGTCAAACTGTGGTCTACAAAATAATTACTAATACTCTGATAACTTGAAAAATATTTTAACTTTTCTTTACTTTTTTAAACATTATTTGATAAATTTTAATTTAACGCAATCATTAGCAAAACTAATCCTAGGAGCAATTACCCAATGGCAAAGAATGATTATTTCCTCGAACCTGATGACGCTCAAACCTTTGGCAATATAGAGTTTATGAGAAAGAAAATTAAAGTCAAAAGAAGTTTTCCGAAAACCATCCGCAATCAAAACGGTTTTAAAATAGAAACAGAAATTTCTTCTGTTAACGATAGAACTCCCGCTTCTGACGGATATAAATCTATTCCTGATTATCTTAAACCAGAAACTAATTCCAATAACGGCATTAATCCTAGTTCTGCTCAGTCGCAAACGAATGTAAATAATGGTGCTGGATTTACCAGCCCAGAAGAACGTCGTAAAATCGATACGAATATGGATATGTTTCGGAACATGGCTCGTAGCATAAAAAAAAGATAGTTCAAATCTTTCGATTAAAAACTAATTAATTTGATTTTAGGAGGCGTTGATTCGTCATCCTAATTTTTTTATAGGTTAGGTAACGCATCGAAGGCTAACGAAGTATAGATCAAACTCTCCGATTAAGCGAGATTTAAAACCTTGCCAGTGTCATTAATTGGTAGCTATAACCAGCCTAGCCTACAACTATCAAATTATATGACCTACAATCTGAGAATTGCCGATATACCTGCTAGTGAACGTCCTCGGGAAAGATTAGTCAGTTTGGGAGTAAAAAGTTTAACTACCGCAGAATTATTAGCAATTTTACTCAGTACAGGTCAAGGTAAAGGAAAATTATCTGCCATTGGCTTAGGACAACACATCTTACAACAACTGAGTCAACATCGTCGCGATCCTTTGGATGTATTGCGAGAGGTTAATCCTCAAGAATTGATGAAAATTCCTGGAATTGGTTTAGCTAAAGCAGCTACGATTGTTGCAGCCGTAGAATTAGGTAAAAGAACTTTTCAATTTAGACCTAATCAAAGAGCCTTAATTGATAGTCCTGTTGCTGCTGCTGCTGCCTTGAGTCATGATTTGATGTGGCAACATCAAGAAAGATTTGCGGTATTAATGTTGGATGTGAAAAACTGCCTGATTGGCACTCAAGTAATTACCATTGGTACAGCGACAGAAACTCTAGTTCATCCTCGGGAAATATTTCGAGAAACAATTAGGCAAAGTGCAACTAAATTAATTGTGGCGCATAATCATCCTTCGGGAAATTTAGAACCTTCGCAAGCAGATTTGGAATTGACTGAACAATTATTACAAGGAGGAAGTTATCTTGATATTCCTTTATTAGATCATTTGATTTTGGGCAATGGTAATCATCAGAGTTTACGACAAATTACTGATTTATGGACTCGTTATCCTCAAGGAGATTAAATACAATTTTTTACCAGTGAGGATTTTGAGCGATAAGTTTGGTTGCTTCCTCCGCATTGAGAGGTTTAGCAAAAAGAAATCCTTGACCAAAATGACAACCTAACTCTCGAAGTTGAGTCAATTGCTGCTTAGTTTCAATACCTTCAGCTACCACATTCAATTTCATTACATGGGCAATACTGAGAATAACTGGAACTAAACCCAGATTATCAGGAGTTCCATCAAGATTTTGAATAAAAGAACGATCTATTTTTAAAGTGTTGACTGGAAAAGTTTGCAGTTGGCTAAGAGAAGAATAACCCGTGCCAAAATCATCAATACTAAGCTTAATGCCACGCTCTTGTAATTGCCGAAGCAAAAGTTTAGTCGATTGTAAGTTTTGCATCATCGAACTTTCGGTAATCTCCAGCTTAATTGAGTCTGAATCAAGTTTAGTTTTTGCAAGGATGCGATCGATTTCTTCTACTAAACTACTTTGACTTAGTTGTTGTACAGCCAGATTAATATATATGTTGAGATGAGTAAATCCTTGCTGCTGCCACTGAGAAAGTTGATCACAAGCTTGCTCGATGACTAAGCTACCAATCGAACAGATTAAACCAGTTTCTTCAGCAACGGGTAAAAATGAGTCGGGAAACATTAATCCGTGTTGAGGATGTAACCAACGAACTAAAGCTTCAAAGCCAACAATTTTTCCCTGAGCTAAATCGACAATTGGTTGATAATAAACAAGCAACTCTTTTTGCTTAATGGCTCGATGTAAATCCGTTTCAATTTTTAACAATTGATGGGCAGCGTAATACATTGTCGGTGTAAAAACCTGATATTGCCCTCTTCCTAAGTCCTTAGCTCGATACATAGCTGTATCAGCATCTCTTAAAATATGTTCAGGTTGTTGATAGTCGGGATTGATCAAAACAATACCAATGCTGACATTGATAAAAATTTCATAATCAAGGCAATAAAATGGTTGTTTCAAAAGACTGATGATTTGCTTTGCTGTTTCAATTGCTTGATTAAGCTCGGAAATTCCAGATAAAAGAATAGCAAACTCATCTCCACCTAAACGAGCAAGGGTGTCTTTTACTGAGACTATGTTTTGCAATTGGTGAGCAATTTTTTTTAACAGTGCATCTCCTACTAAATGTCCGAGAGAGTCGTTGACTACTTTAAAGCGATCGCAATCGAGAAACAACAGTGCAAATTGATAAGCAGAATCGATTTTAGTTCGATAGAGCGATTGTTCTAATTGTTCCATGAACTCAGAGCGGTTAAACAGTCCAGTCAGATCATCATAGATTGCCATCTGTCGCAGTCGTTCGTTAGCACTAAGCAGTTGTTGTGTGCGTTGTTTGACTCGTTCTTCAAGCTCGTTGTTTAATTGAACAATTTTTCGTTGTGCTGCTTTTAAGGCTAACTGGTTATGTACTCGCACCAAGACTTCTTCAATTTGAAAAGGTTTTGTGATGTAATCTACTCCTCCAATTTGAAAAGCTTTTACTTTGTCGAGAACATCATCCAAGGCACTTAAAAAAATAATTGGCAGTGTAGTAGTTGTCGGATTTGCTTTGAGTTTTTGACAAACTTCATAACCACTCATGTCAGGCATCATGATATCGAGCAAAATTAAATCTGGTGGCAGAGCCTGTACTGCTGTTAATGCCATTTGACCATTGGTTGCTTTACGAACGGTATAACCTTGTTCGGTTAACATAGTTGATAGTAATCGCAAATTTTCCAAGGTGTCATCTACAATGAGAATGTCTTTGGGCAGAGATTGATCAGCTTGATTTAAACTGGGAATTTTCTCGCTCATAATTATTGTTAAGCTGCTGTTGAAAAGTTGAGAATTTTAGCGGTTGGATAATTGAGTTAGGTTAATAATTTCGTCAAATTTAAAGTTTTCAATCAGATTGGTGAGAGCCTCTGCTAAATCTTGCTGTTCTGCTGGAATGAGCTTAATTAATTGAAGTAATTGAAGATCATCTCCTTGAGAAGCTCTTTGAAAAACTTCTTCAAGCCATTCTGGTGACATAGTTTTAAAACTGTCGCTGTTTAGAGTCAAATGAGCAGATGAATTGTTTGGTGACTGGGAATGTGATTGATTATTGTCTTTATAGATATATCGCACTCCCAAATACTGAGCCATTTTTTCAAACAACTCCCCATGACGAAAAGGTTTACGAACAAAATCATCACATCCAAAAGCAAGAATTTTTTGACGCTGTTCTTCAAAGACGCTGGCGGTAAGAGCAATAATCACAGTTGCTTGTCCACGTAAAGAAGATTTAATTCTTTTGCTAGCTTCAAGACCGTTCATTACGGGCATTTGCATATCCATCCAGATCAAATGAGGTTCCCAACTTTCCCAAAGTGCGATCGCTTCTTGACCATTAGCAGCTTCTCGAACCTGAAATCCAATTGAACTAAGGATTTTTACCATCAGATTACGATTAGTAGGTTTGTCTTCTACAACTAAAATACGAAACTCTGGTTGATCGGGAGCAAGTGCGATCGCTATTTGAGATTTTCTCAGGGATGTTTCTGGGTTAACTGGTGCGCTAGTGATCAAGGGAATCGTAAACGTAAAAGTTGTTCCTTGCCCGACTTGACTATTTATAGTAATTTCGCCACCCATCAATTCTACAAATACACGACTAATCGATAGTCCTAATCCTGTGCCTTCCTTTGATTGCCAGCCTGCTTGTGCTTGTTTAAAGGCAACAAAGATATTTTCTATTTCTTCTGGAGAGATACCAGGTCCTGTATCTTCAACACTAAAGTAGAGCATTTGTTCTTGAATCGATACTTTTAGCTTGACTTGTCCTTGTTCAGTAAATTTAATGGCATTGCCAAGAATATTAATCAGCACCTGACGAAGTTTGTTGCGATCCGTTTTGATGTATTGAGGAACATCGCTATGAAGATTAAAAGACAATTGAAGTTGTTTGTATTGAGCTTTAAGTTTCAGCAAATCCTCAAGTTCAATGAGCAGGTTATATAAGTCAAAACTAGTTTCGTTAAGAAAAGTTTGTCCTGCCTCAATTTTGGACATTTCTAAAACGTCATTGATCAGGCTTAATAAGTGTTCGCCACTAGAATCGATAATATTAATGTATTCTTGATGTTCTTGAGAAAGATTAGAAGCTCTTTGCATCAATTGGGCATAGCCAAGAATGGCGTTGAGAGGAGTACGCAGTTCGTGACTCATATTGGCTAAAAATTCGCTTTTGGCACGATTAGCTCTTTCTGCCTCGTTTTTAGCGAGTCTTAATTCTTGTGCTTGTTGTTGAGTGCGTGCTAGTAATTCAGCTTGTTGCACAGCTACACCTAACTGTGTGCCAACTTGAATCATGATTTGAATTATGCCTGGTTGCCATTGACGAGGAGCAGACAACTGATAGGCAAACAGTAATCCCCAAAGATAATCGTTATAGAAAATTGGCACAACCAGATAAGCTTTAGCCTGTAGTTGTTCTAATAATTTTAAGTAACACTGATTAAAACCAGATTCGTAGATATTATTAACAGCGCGATAACTATTTTTTTGAACAAAAATTCCTCCTTGGGAGTCTTGTAAATAAGTATCTTTAAGCGTCTTGATCGCACAGTTTTCTTGAGCGATCGCAATACTGGTTAAAGTCGTGTTTTCTTGCTGTTGAGAGATAACTTGATTCCATCCTTCAGCAACAGATTCAGCAATTAGTTCCCCACTCCAATCAGATTTAAATTGATAAACCAACA from Stanieria cyanosphaera PCC 7437 encodes:
- a CDS encoding tetratricopeptide repeat protein produces the protein MTLNSENNLEEYNLLSIGQRGVGKTVFLVGSYLEINNAYRQNKRQKFCIQSPQTQALDNLKGVIDYVKSTSLYPPPTLKISQFPFILQRHNIWGKQNICRFNWWDLPGEFCELSHPDFQQIVMNSHSCCLFINAYELINNNNYLVRLEPIIKQGIAIASVIKQHNLKYNFALIFTQCDRELKERTSRVETGLFNSSYSALQKQNQLGFRQIQIEEKIQPLIERLDKLAVNYKRFYSAIPIEGEAGNYSLQPIGTAAPLLWLTSQLVGSNSPQLAQNLENSQKLEFNSRYTPKKSFNYVILLILALVSSLSASAVLAYVFNWFRPNPQLTSITNQSNQLSPEDFDSLVNRANQNIQQGNLEGALPIVEQIVQKQPNNLNWQLNLAKIYELKHKPTQAEVVYDRILQQESNNLSALIGKAVLRQQQGDSNTAKNLLQLAEQSAPTVELKDKVRAIANSLF
- the radC gene encoding RadC family protein, giving the protein MTYNLRIADIPASERPRERLVSLGVKSLTTAELLAILLSTGQGKGKLSAIGLGQHILQQLSQHRRDPLDVLREVNPQELMKIPGIGLAKAATIVAAVELGKRTFQFRPNQRALIDSPVAAAAALSHDLMWQHQERFAVLMLDVKNCLIGTQVITIGTATETLVHPREIFRETIRQSATKLIVAHNHPSGNLEPSQADLELTEQLLQGGSYLDIPLLDHLILGNGNHQSLRQITDLWTRYPQGD
- a CDS encoding two-component system response regulator; amino-acid sequence: MSEKIPSLNQADQSLPKDILIVDDTLENLRLLSTMLTEQGYTVRKATNGQMALTAVQALPPDLILLDIMMPDMSGYEVCQKLKANPTTTTLPIIFLSALDDVLDKVKAFQIGGVDYITKPFQIEEVLVRVHNQLALKAAQRKIVQLNNELEERVKQRTQQLLSANERLRQMAIYDDLTGLFNRSEFMEQLEQSLYRTKIDSAYQFALLFLDCDRFKVVNDSLGHLVGDALLKKIAHQLQNIVSVKDTLARLGGDEFAILLSGISELNQAIETAKQIISLLKQPFYCLDYEIFINVSIGIVLINPDYQQPEHILRDADTAMYRAKDLGRGQYQVFTPTMYYAAHQLLKIETDLHRAIKQKELLVYYQPIVDLAQGKIVGFEALVRWLHPQHGLMFPDSFLPVAEETGLICSIGSLVIEQACDQLSQWQQQGFTHLNIYINLAVQQLSQSSLVEEIDRILAKTKLDSDSIKLEITESSMMQNLQSTKLLLRQLQERGIKLSIDDFGTGYSSLSQLQTFPVNTLKIDRSFIQNLDGTPDNLGLVPVILSIAHVMKLNVVAEGIETKQQLTQLRELGCHFGQGFLFAKPLNAEEATKLIAQNPHW
- a CDS encoding GAF domain-containing hybrid sensor histidine kinase/response regulator, translating into MGKLLINLISPKSYIPHGHCYLWQTPLVGLHLVSDFLIAIAYFSIPVMLLYFVFKRSDVPFQKFFIMFGAFIILCGTGHLIEIWTLWHPAYWLAGVEKAMNALVSCYTAAEMATLLPRFLSLKTPEQLEIVNGELQTEIVERQKAEAELRSINEKLEIRVQERTTELQQSGEHKQAITRILQKMRQTLDLQTIFSDTTEEIRRAINCDRVLVYQFKSDWSGELIAESVAEGWNQVISQQQENTTLTSIAIAQENCAIKTLKDTYLQDSQGGIFVQKNSYRAVNNIYESGFNQCYLKLLEQLQAKAYLVVPIFYNDYLWGLLFAYQLSAPRQWQPGIIQIMIQVGTQLGVAVQQAELLARTQQQAQELRLAKNEAERANRAKSEFLANMSHELRTPLNAILGYAQLMQRASNLSQEHQEYINIIDSSGEHLLSLINDVLEMSKIEAGQTFLNETSFDLYNLLIELEDLLKLKAQYKQLQLSFNLHSDVPQYIKTDRNKLRQVLINILGNAIKFTEQGQVKLKVSIQEQMLYFSVEDTGPGISPEEIENIFVAFKQAQAGWQSKEGTGLGLSISRVFVELMGGEITINSQVGQGTTFTFTIPLITSAPVNPETSLRKSQIAIALAPDQPEFRILVVEDKPTNRNLMVKILSSIGFQVREAANGQEAIALWESWEPHLIWMDMQMPVMNGLEASKRIKSSLRGQATVIIALTASVFEEQRQKILAFGCDDFVRKPFRHGELFEKMAQYLGVRYIYKDNNQSHSQSPNNSSAHLTLNSDSFKTMSPEWLEEVFQRASQGDDLQLLQLIKLIPAEQQDLAEALTNLIENFKFDEIINLTQLSNR